The bacterium DNA window CTGACAGTGGAGGACAATCTGCGTCTCGGCGCCTACATCCGGTACCGGGCCAGGGAAAAGGAAGAGATCAAGGAGGATCTCGAAAAGATCTACGAACTTTTTCCCGTACTGCGGCAACGGTCGGAGCAGATGGCAGGGATGCTGAGCGGGGGAGAACAGCAGATGCTGGCCCTGGGCCGCGCTCTCATGGCCAATCCCCGGCTGATCCTCCTTGACGAGCCCTCCCTGGGTCTGGCACCCATCATCGCTGCCGGGATCTTCCGCACCATCGCGGGCCTTCGGGACAAGGGCGTGACCGTGCTGCTGGTGGAGCAGAACGCCCGTGCCGCCCTGGCCCTTGCGGACAGGGGGTATGTCATAGAGACAGGTTCTGTGGTCCTCCAGGACAAGGCCGAGCGGCTCCTGAGCAACCCG harbors:
- a CDS encoding ABC transporter ATP-binding protein, whose translation is MLKVRNITTYYGRIQVLHGVSIHVGEGEIVALIGANGAGKTTLINAVSGILKIAEGSIKLGEREIGNLPPERIVKAGLSQVPEGRLIFSPLTVEDNLRLGAYIRYRAREKEEIKEDLEKIYELFPVLRQRSEQMAGMLSGGEQQMLALGRALMANPRLILLDEPSLGLAPIIAAGIFRTIAGLRDKGVTVLLVEQNARAALALADRGYVIETGSVVLQDKAERLLSNPEVQRAYLGKGKKEIWDS